The Clostridium septicum genome contains a region encoding:
- the rpoB gene encoding DNA-directed RNA polymerase subunit beta: MVHPVQVGKRTRMSFGKVKDVTEMPNLIEVQLDSYQWFLKEGLHEVFDDVNPITNFTGNLVLEFVDYKLDMENIKYSVEECKERDATYAAPLKVSVRLQNNETGEIKEQEVFMGDFPLMTEQGTFIINGAERVIVSQLVRSPGVYYNYSVDKTGKKLYSSTVIPNRGAWLEYETDSNDIIYVRIDKTRKLPISILGRAMGLGSDQELLEYFGEDERFKATIEKDNTKTKEEALLEIYKRLRPGEPPTVDSAISLIDSLFFDAKRYDLSRVGRYKFNKKLALNLRLVNQVAAEDVVNPQTGEIIVEQGQKISRNKAEEIQNVGINSVDILVEDRVVRVIGNHFVDITKHVSFNIDELNIRELVHYPTLKEILDNYDDEATIKEEIKRNINRLIPKHIIREDIFATISYELGLPYEVGYVDDIDHLGNRRLRSVGELLQNQFRIGLSRMERVVKERMTIQDQEAITPQMLINIRPVAAAIKEFFGSSQLSQFMDQTNPLSELTHKRRLSALGPGGLSRERAGFEVRDVHHSHYGRMCPIETPEGPNIGLINSLATYAKVNEYGFMETPYRVIDKETGIITDEIRYFTADEEDLYLVAQAKEPINENRNFVDSRVTVRYKHEVLVVNAEEVDLIDVSPRQIVSVATAMIPFLENDDASRALMGSNMQRQAVPLLKPQAPIVGTGIEFKAAVDSGVLPKAKNAGTVVYVSASEIRIKRDIDGGIDTYKLLKFKRSNQGTCINQRPLVDKGEIVFKNQVLADGPSTDLGEISLGKNIRMGFITWEGYNYEDAMLISEELVREDVFTSIHIEEYECEARDTKLGPEEITRDIPNVSEDALKDIDDRGIIRIGAEVRSGDILVGKVTPKGETELTAEERLLRAIFGEKAREVRDTSLRVPHGEAGIIVDVKVFTRENGDELNPGVNELVRCYIAQKRKISVGDKMAGRHGNKGVISRVLPEEDMPFLPDGRPLQICLNPLGVPSRMNIGQVLEVHLGWAASQLGWHIATPVFDGATENDIEECLEKAGYNANGKTVLYDGRTGEAFDNLVTVGIMYILKLAHLVDDKIHARSTGPYSLVTQQPLGGKAQFGGQRFGEMEVWALEAYGAAHTLQEILTVKSDDVVGRVKTYEAIVKGENIPEPGVPESFKVLIKELQALCLDVRVLNDENQEVRLKEFAEEDMADLEVNIEGTEELVTNEGSNGDDSYTIVEEEMEEEVEFENFPLDGFHEEELELDDFVNDEH; the protein is encoded by the coding sequence ATGGTACATCCTGTCCAAGTTGGAAAAAGAACTAGAATGAGTTTTGGTAAAGTTAAAGACGTAACTGAAATGCCAAATCTTATTGAAGTGCAATTAGACTCTTATCAGTGGTTTTTAAAGGAAGGACTTCATGAAGTATTTGATGATGTAAATCCTATAACAAACTTCACTGGAAATCTAGTGCTTGAATTTGTTGATTACAAACTTGATATGGAGAATATTAAGTATTCAGTGGAAGAGTGTAAGGAAAGAGACGCTACTTATGCTGCACCACTAAAGGTTTCAGTGAGATTACAAAATAATGAAACTGGAGAAATTAAAGAACAAGAAGTGTTTATGGGTGATTTCCCACTAATGACTGAACAAGGAACTTTCATCATAAATGGTGCTGAGAGAGTAATTGTTAGCCAATTAGTAAGATCACCAGGTGTTTATTACAATTATAGTGTTGACAAGACTGGTAAAAAGTTATATTCATCAACTGTAATACCAAATAGAGGTGCTTGGTTAGAATATGAAACAGATTCTAATGATATTATCTATGTAAGAATAGATAAAACAAGAAAGCTTCCAATATCTATATTAGGAAGAGCGATGGGCCTTGGAAGTGATCAAGAACTTCTGGAATATTTTGGAGAAGATGAAAGATTTAAGGCTACAATAGAAAAGGATAATACAAAGACTAAAGAAGAAGCTTTATTAGAAATATATAAGAGATTAAGACCAGGTGAACCACCTACAGTTGATAGTGCGATATCTCTTATAGATTCATTATTCTTTGATGCAAAGAGATATGACTTATCAAGAGTTGGAAGATATAAGTTTAACAAGAAATTAGCACTAAACTTAAGACTTGTTAATCAAGTAGCTGCTGAAGATGTAGTTAATCCACAAACTGGAGAAATTATAGTTGAGCAAGGTCAAAAGATTAGCAGAAATAAAGCTGAAGAAATTCAAAATGTAGGTATTAATTCAGTAGATATTTTAGTGGAAGATAGAGTGGTAAGAGTAATAGGTAACCATTTTGTTGATATTACTAAACATGTTTCATTTAATATTGATGAATTAAATATCAGAGAATTAGTTCATTATCCTACTTTAAAAGAAATATTAGATAATTATGATGATGAAGCAACTATAAAGGAAGAAATTAAAAGAAACATAAATAGATTAATTCCTAAGCATATTATAAGAGAAGATATTTTTGCTACAATTAGCTACGAATTAGGATTACCTTACGAAGTAGGATATGTAGATGATATTGATCACTTAGGAAATAGAAGATTAAGATCTGTTGGAGAATTATTACAAAATCAATTTAGAATTGGTTTATCAAGAATGGAAAGAGTAGTTAAGGAAAGAATGACTATTCAAGACCAAGAAGCAATAACTCCTCAAATGTTAATTAACATCAGACCAGTTGCAGCAGCTATTAAAGAATTCTTTGGTAGTTCACAATTGTCACAATTCATGGATCAAACAAATCCATTATCAGAATTAACACATAAGAGAAGATTATCTGCCTTAGGACCAGGGGGTCTTTCAAGAGAAAGAGCCGGTTTCGAAGTAAGAGACGTTCACCATTCACATTATGGTAGGATGTGTCCTATAGAAACACCAGAAGGTCCTAATATAGGGTTAATTAACTCGCTTGCAACATATGCAAAGGTTAATGAATATGGATTTATGGAAACTCCATATAGAGTTATAGATAAAGAAACAGGTATCATTACGGATGAAATTAGATACTTTACTGCAGATGAAGAAGATTTATATCTAGTAGCTCAAGCTAAAGAACCTATTAATGAAAACAGAAACTTCGTTGATAGCAGAGTTACAGTAAGATATAAGCATGAAGTATTAGTTGTTAATGCTGAAGAAGTAGATTTAATTGATGTTTCACCAAGACAAATTGTTTCAGTAGCTACAGCTATGATACCTTTCCTTGAAAATGATGATGCATCTAGAGCACTGATGGGTTCAAACATGCAACGTCAAGCAGTTCCACTATTAAAGCCACAAGCACCAATAGTAGGTACTGGTATAGAATTTAAAGCAGCTGTAGATTCAGGGGTTCTTCCAAAGGCTAAGAATGCTGGTACAGTTGTTTATGTAAGTGCAAGTGAAATAAGAATAAAAAGAGATATAGATGGTGGTATAGATACTTATAAGCTTCTAAAATTCAAGAGAAGTAACCAAGGTACTTGTATCAACCAAAGACCATTAGTTGATAAAGGTGAAATAGTATTTAAAAACCAAGTATTAGCTGATGGACCATCAACTGATTTAGGAGAAATTTCATTAGGTAAAAACATCAGAATGGGCTTTATAACTTGGGAAGGTTATAACTATGAAGATGCGATGTTAATTTCAGAAGAATTAGTTAGAGAAGATGTATTTACTTCAATTCATATAGAAGAATATGAATGTGAAGCTAGAGATACAAAGTTAGGACCGGAAGAAATAACTAGAGATATTCCTAATGTAAGCGAAGATGCATTAAAGGATATTGATGATAGAGGAATAATCAGAATCGGTGCTGAAGTTAGATCAGGAGATATACTTGTTGGTAAGGTAACACCTAAGGGTGAAACTGAATTAACTGCTGAAGAAAGATTATTAAGAGCTATTTTCGGAGAAAAGGCTAGAGAAGTTAGAGATACATCACTAAGAGTTCCTCATGGTGAAGCTGGAATAATAGTAGACGTTAAAGTGTTTACTAGAGAAAACGGCGATGAATTAAATCCAGGAGTAAATGAATTAGTAAGATGTTATATAGCTCAAAAGAGAAAAATATCTGTAGGGGATAAAATGGCAGGACGTCATGGTAACAAAGGGGTTATCTCAAGGGTATTACCAGAAGAAGATATGCCATTCTTACCAGATGGTAGACCACTACAAATATGCTTAAATCCACTAGGGGTTCCATCTCGTATGAATATAGGTCAGGTTCTTGAAGTTCACTTAGGTTGGGCTGCAAGTCAACTAGGTTGGCACATAGCTACACCAGTATTTGATGGAGCAACAGAAAATGATATAGAAGAATGTCTTGAAAAAGCTGGATATAATGCTAATGGAAAAACAGTATTATATGATGGTAGAACAGGTGAGGCGTTTGATAACCTTGTTACAGTAGGTATAATGTATATCTTGAAACTTGCCCATTTAGTTGATGATAAGATTCATGCTAGATCAACAGGTCCATACTCACTAGTAACTCAACAACCACTTGGAGGTAAAGCTCAATTCGGTGGTCAAAGATTTGGTGAAATGGAAGTTTGGGCATTAGAAGCATATGGTGCAGCGCACACATTACAAGAAATACTAACTGTTAAGTCAGATGATGTTGTTGGTAGAGTAAAAACATATGAAGCTATAGTTAAGGGTGAAAATATTCCTGAACCAGGAGTTCCAGAATCATTCAAGGTTCTAATTAAAGAACTTCAAGCTTTATGTTTAGATGTTAGAGTATTAAATGATGAAAATCAAGAAGTTAGATTAAAAGAATTTGCTGAGGAAGATATGGCAGATTTAGAAGTTAACATAGAAGGTACAGAAGAACTAGTAACAAATGAAGGTTCAAACGGAGATGATAGTTATACTATTGTTGAAGAAGAAATGGAAGAAGAAGTTGAATTTGAAAACTTCCCGTTAGATGGTTTCCATGAAGAAGAATTAGAACTTGATGATTTTGTAAATGATGAACACTAA
- the rplL gene encoding 50S ribosomal protein L7/L12, with the protein MTREDIIQAIKEMSVLDLNELVKACEEEFGVSAAAPVAVAGGAVAGGAAAEEKTEFDVILANAGGQKIKVIKVVRELTGLGLKEAKEIVDGAPKTLKEAVSKEDAEDMKAKLAEVGAEVEIK; encoded by the coding sequence ATGACAAGAGAAGATATAATTCAAGCTATTAAAGAAATGAGCGTTTTAGATTTAAATGAATTAGTAAAAGCTTGCGAAGAGGAATTCGGAGTAAGCGCTGCTGCTCCAGTAGCAGTTGCAGGTGGTGCAGTTGCAGGTGGTGCTGCTGCTGAAGAAAAGACTGAATTTGATGTAATATTAGCTAATGCTGGTGGACAAAAAATAAAGGTTATCAAAGTAGTTAGAGAATTAACTGGATTAGGATTAAAAGAAGCTAAGGAAATAGTTGATGGAGCTCCTAAGACACTTAAGGAAGCTGTATCAAAAGAAGATGCTGAAGACATGAAAGCTAAATTAGCTGAAGTTGGAGCAGAAGTAGAAATTAAGTAA